A single region of the Pontibacter kalidii genome encodes:
- a CDS encoding DivIVA domain-containing protein has protein sequence MKITPLEIRQKTFEKAFRGLDKDEVNAFLLTLSQQWEKLQDENKDLRMKLDAAHRETQKLREVESSLYKTLKTAEDTGNSILEQAKKSAELQARESDLKADEMMNRARNEARQMLEEAQRQSERVIAEMQQHVKSLDQECRQMEGYLDHLVRDLRHLASETLENAEKAKAKPKAGTHSILSKAANTEVSPSELLKNLKDMDKTSDNTTYQLPQSTASNAPVVVASAAATHDTIGDPAPDVTQPHPEVPNPTTPVPDVPSPEIPQPAPDYPGRVPAPDIEQPVPEIQPVQPDKPEIQPPMTEPSRNSFVTNGAAVKPASGGSFFDEIG, from the coding sequence ATGAAGATTACACCGTTAGAGATCAGGCAAAAGACGTTTGAAAAGGCATTTAGAGGACTGGATAAGGATGAGGTAAATGCATTTTTGCTGACGCTCTCGCAGCAGTGGGAAAAGCTGCAGGATGAGAACAAGGACCTGCGCATGAAGCTGGACGCGGCGCATCGCGAAACACAGAAGCTGCGCGAGGTGGAGTCATCGCTCTACAAGACATTAAAAACCGCCGAAGACACCGGGAACAGCATACTGGAGCAGGCCAAAAAATCGGCTGAGCTGCAGGCCCGCGAGTCGGACCTGAAGGCCGACGAGATGATGAACCGCGCCCGCAACGAGGCCCGCCAGATGCTGGAGGAGGCCCAGCGCCAGTCGGAGCGGGTGATCGCCGAGATGCAGCAGCACGTGAAATCGCTCGACCAGGAGTGCCGCCAGATGGAAGGCTACCTCGACCACCTGGTGCGTGACCTGCGCCACCTGGCTAGCGAGACGCTGGAAAACGCCGAGAAGGCCAAGGCAAAACCTAAAGCCGGCACACACAGTATTCTTTCAAAAGCAGCCAATACCGAGGTTAGCCCTTCGGAGTTGCTCAAAAACCTGAAAGATATGGATAAGACATCAGATAACACCACATACCAGTTGCCGCAATCAACGGCCTCTAATGCACCCGTAGTTGTGGCTAGCGCCGCCGCTACCCACGACACCATCGGTGACCCGGCGCCAGACGTAACGCAGCCGCATCCGGAGGTGCCAAACCCAACGACTCCAGTGCCTGACGTGCCTTCGCCGGAGATACCGCAGCCAGCCCCAGACTACCCGGGCCGTGTGCCTGCCCCGGACATTGAGCAGCCGGTACCGGAGATTCAGCCGGTGCAGCCAGACAAGCCGGAGATCCAGCCACCGATGACGGAGCCGTCGCGTAACTCCTTTGTTACCAATGGCGCTGCCGTTAAGCCGGCATCAGGAGGCTCTTTCTTCGACGAGATAGGCTAA
- a CDS encoding DUF5723 family protein yields MHTAVLAQSEHSSTEATGRGGVASTFVNDYQAIGINPANLGRSSHTLSFTFLEGGLGVSSRAFTPDIIRDFRSSSATEGELGIAKRRNYAKAFASDDVLHVGADLSTFAIAVNLPKLGGFAISNRQRMLGHAGFNKNFSELLFLGQDAPIVKEAGNELVYVSDVFEGTKLKVSWLQEWNIAFGRQLINLPGVSISGGVGYRYVRGLALGEFQVQNGQVKAHGSVTPTLARGNESYIENPLSALTEAGKALTPVGQGHGFDFGLSAVIAKDVKVAVSVTDMGSVRWTENLFVGEDRGFALSDIKSSDSYTFDHVIDMAEQVVNTAMEFTPQDELTTKLPTRLRLGAGMKVASNVELGVDYVHALNDAAGNLTQDFVGLGVDVMPTRFLRLSSGVSTGAGEKVNLPIGVTFVTPVYEFGLSTRDITAPLSNENPGASLAFAFLRFKVGPL; encoded by the coding sequence ATGCATACTGCTGTATTGGCACAATCAGAGCACAGCAGTACTGAAGCCACAGGGCGTGGAGGTGTTGCCAGCACCTTTGTCAATGATTACCAGGCTATCGGAATCAATCCTGCCAACCTCGGCCGCAGTAGCCATACTTTATCCTTTACCTTTCTGGAAGGAGGGTTAGGCGTCAGTTCAAGGGCCTTTACGCCTGATATCATCCGTGATTTCAGAAGCAGTTCCGCTACAGAAGGAGAGCTAGGCATAGCGAAAAGGAGAAACTATGCCAAGGCGTTCGCCTCGGATGACGTGCTGCATGTGGGCGCAGACCTGAGTACGTTTGCCATTGCGGTGAATCTGCCAAAGCTCGGAGGCTTTGCCATTAGTAACCGGCAGCGCATGTTAGGGCACGCCGGTTTTAACAAGAACTTCTCCGAACTTCTGTTTTTAGGACAGGATGCTCCTATCGTGAAAGAGGCAGGGAATGAACTGGTGTATGTTTCCGACGTCTTCGAAGGAACAAAGCTGAAGGTGTCGTGGCTGCAGGAGTGGAACATTGCTTTCGGTCGCCAGCTCATCAACCTGCCAGGGGTTAGCATTTCGGGTGGTGTAGGATACCGCTACGTTCGTGGGCTGGCGCTGGGCGAATTTCAGGTGCAAAACGGGCAGGTGAAAGCACATGGTTCGGTTACGCCTACACTGGCCAGAGGAAATGAATCCTACATAGAGAATCCGCTATCAGCCCTCACCGAAGCAGGGAAAGCGCTAACACCTGTAGGACAGGGGCATGGTTTTGATTTTGGACTTTCTGCAGTCATAGCGAAAGATGTGAAGGTGGCCGTCTCTGTCACGGACATGGGTTCGGTGCGCTGGACTGAGAACCTGTTTGTGGGAGAGGACAGAGGATTTGCGCTGTCTGACATTAAGAGCAGCGACAGCTATACGTTTGACCACGTGATCGACATGGCAGAGCAGGTTGTGAATACGGCTATGGAGTTTACTCCGCAGGACGAACTGACAACAAAGCTGCCCACGCGCCTCCGGCTCGGAGCGGGCATGAAAGTAGCCAGTAATGTGGAGCTTGGCGTAGATTACGTGCATGCCCTGAATGACGCAGCCGGCAACCTGACGCAGGATTTTGTGGGACTTGGAGTAGATGTGATGCCGACGCGGTTCCTGCGCCTAAGTTCGGGCGTGTCGACCGGTGCGGGCGAGAAAGTTAACCTACCTATCGGAGTGACCTTTGTGACGCCGGTTTACGAATTCGGCCTGAGCACCCGCGATATCACTGCCCCTCTATCCAACGAAAACCCGGGAGCCTCACTTGCTTTCGCTTTTCTCCGCTTTAAAGTAGGGCCGCTGTAG
- a CDS encoding WD40 repeat domain-containing protein, with amino-acid sequence MASKVQVEKVATLTGHRDSVYTLVQAAEEHLFFSAAGDGMVVAWNMQAPDTGDLVARVNASVYALCYLPERHLLLIGQNREGVQVIDLESKQILKSVPLPKVPIFDILHTSEAGKIFASMGSGGVAVLDAETFELQTIIRKADKSARSLAYNKYSHELAVGYSDHKIRIFDAENMELKYELTAHTNSVFTVAYSPDGKLLLSGGRDAHLRVWEVEQHYTERGYLIAHMYTINHITYSPGGEYFATCSMDKSIKLWDAQTFKLLKVIDKVRHASHGTSVNKLFWSAHQNQLVSCSDDRTISVWDINF; translated from the coding sequence ATGGCAAGCAAAGTACAAGTTGAGAAGGTGGCAACCCTGACCGGGCACCGCGACAGTGTGTATACATTGGTGCAGGCAGCGGAGGAGCATCTGTTCTTCTCGGCCGCCGGCGATGGCATGGTGGTGGCCTGGAACATGCAGGCGCCCGACACCGGAGACCTGGTGGCGCGGGTAAACGCATCTGTGTACGCGCTGTGCTACCTGCCGGAGCGCCACCTGCTGCTCATCGGGCAGAACCGGGAGGGTGTGCAGGTGATCGACCTAGAGAGCAAGCAAATACTGAAGTCGGTGCCGCTGCCCAAGGTGCCCATTTTCGATATACTTCATACTTCGGAGGCGGGCAAAATATTTGCAAGTATGGGCAGCGGGGGCGTGGCGGTGCTGGATGCGGAGACGTTCGAGCTGCAGACCATCATCCGGAAAGCCGACAAAAGCGCGCGCAGCCTGGCCTACAACAAGTATAGCCATGAGCTGGCCGTGGGCTATAGCGACCATAAGATCCGTATTTTCGACGCTGAAAATATGGAACTGAAGTATGAGCTGACCGCGCATACCAACTCCGTGTTTACAGTGGCCTACTCGCCCGACGGCAAGCTGCTTTTGAGCGGTGGCCGCGATGCGCACCTGCGGGTGTGGGAAGTAGAGCAGCATTATACCGAGCGGGGATACCTGATCGCGCACATGTACACCATCAACCACATTACCTACAGCCCGGGCGGCGAGTATTTTGCCACCTGCAGCATGGATAAATCCATAAAACTGTGGGACGCGCAAACCTTTAAGTTGCTGAAAGTGATTGATAAAGTGCGTCATGCGAGCCACGGCACCTCGGTAAATAAATTATTTTGGTCGGCTCACCAGAATCAGTTAGTTTCGTGTAGCGATGACCGCACCATTTCGGTTTGGGATATAAATTTTTGA
- a CDS encoding 4'-phosphopantetheinyl transferase family protein — protein sequence MPLLYIKQLDGHTRLGLWELTEPVEELRAALPAYVAVEEGLEQVHPKRQREWLASRVLVYRLLQEFTTRPIQLLRNQYGKPYFPDSRFHVSISHSPQLAAVILSDEHEVGIDIELVSPKALRVQDKFLTDNEKSQTLASEQNTCLYWSAKETLYKLYSRKQLIFKENLAIAPTGSPNMLQGHVNTENFSKLYRISFEVVQNHILTYCIDKQPVPTD from the coding sequence ATGCCGCTGCTATACATCAAACAACTGGACGGGCACACGAGACTGGGCCTCTGGGAGCTGACCGAGCCGGTGGAGGAACTGCGGGCCGCGCTGCCCGCTTATGTGGCTGTGGAGGAGGGCCTGGAGCAGGTGCACCCCAAGCGGCAGCGGGAGTGGCTGGCCAGCCGGGTGCTGGTGTACAGGTTGCTGCAGGAGTTTACCACACGCCCCATCCAGCTGCTGCGCAACCAGTACGGCAAGCCATACTTCCCCGACTCCCGCTTCCATGTATCTATTTCGCACTCGCCGCAGCTTGCCGCCGTTATACTTTCTGATGAGCACGAGGTTGGCATAGATATTGAACTGGTATCACCGAAGGCGCTGCGCGTGCAGGATAAGTTTTTGACCGATAATGAGAAGAGCCAAACGCTGGCAAGTGAGCAAAATACCTGCCTGTACTGGAGCGCCAAGGAAACGTTATACAAACTCTACAGTCGTAAGCAACTGATATTTAAGGAGAACCTGGCCATAGCGCCTACCGGGAGCCCAAATATGCTGCAAGGCCATGTGAATACTGAAAATTTTTCTAAATTGTACCGTATTAGCTTTGAGGTGGTGCAAAACCACATCCTCACCTACTGCATAGACAAGCAACCCGTTCCCACAGACTAA
- a CDS encoding transglutaminase-like domain-containing protein gives MTKGEIKALISLLDDSDFEVASYVEKQIAYLGEGIIPFLEEEWEETLSTDLQKKIEDLIHNLQFDGLTKRLLDWKNKGAENLLEGMFLVNSYLYPDVDFAAINKAIDQLYFDAWTHMKDEMHPYDQVKSLNNVLFREKRFSANTKNFHSPANSMLHLVLETKRGNPLTLCVIYMTLAQRLNMPVYGVNLPNLFILTYKLGDLQFYINVYNKGLILSKADIDNYILQLSLNPVDIFYEPCANIDIVKRALRNLAFSFEKMDDPEKATEVNKLLDAMMDEGAGI, from the coding sequence GTGACAAAAGGAGAAATTAAGGCGCTGATCTCGCTGCTGGACGATAGCGATTTTGAGGTGGCGTCGTATGTGGAGAAGCAGATTGCTTATTTAGGCGAAGGTATCATTCCGTTTCTGGAGGAGGAGTGGGAAGAAACTCTGAGCACAGACCTGCAAAAGAAGATTGAAGACCTGATACACAACCTGCAGTTCGACGGGCTGACCAAGCGCCTGCTGGACTGGAAGAACAAGGGGGCTGAGAACCTGCTGGAGGGCATGTTTCTGGTGAACTCCTACTTGTATCCGGACGTAGATTTCGCCGCCATCAACAAAGCCATAGACCAGCTGTACTTTGATGCCTGGACGCACATGAAGGACGAGATGCACCCCTACGACCAGGTGAAGTCGCTCAATAACGTGCTGTTCCGGGAGAAGCGCTTTTCGGCCAATACCAAGAACTTTCACTCGCCGGCCAACTCTATGCTACACCTGGTGCTGGAGACCAAGCGGGGCAACCCGCTTACGCTCTGCGTAATCTACATGACGCTGGCGCAACGCCTGAACATGCCGGTATACGGCGTAAACCTGCCCAACCTGTTTATACTTACCTATAAGCTAGGGGATCTGCAGTTCTACATCAACGTGTACAACAAGGGCCTCATCCTCAGCAAAGCCGACATCGATAACTACATTCTGCAGCTGAGCCTGAACCCTGTGGATATCTTCTACGAGCCCTGTGCCAACATCGACATCGTGAAGCGCGCGCTCCGCAACCTGGCCTTCTCGTTCGAGAAGATGGACGATCCGGAGAAAGCCACCGAGGTGAATAAACTGCTGGACGCTATGATGGATGAAGGTGCCGGGATCTGA
- a CDS encoding helix-turn-helix domain-containing protein — MGKLKEKIALSSAEEAELKRLVSKGKHAVRKVKRAQILLRLHEGHKHVDIAQAVGVSLATVYNIHDRYLATRLHAVEEKPRPGQPRKVTPEVEAAVTRIACSQVPGGHSRWTVSLINERVVKLGYELNDETVRLVLKKAGLSPGSGSSGASAR; from the coding sequence ATGGGCAAGCTAAAAGAAAAGATTGCGTTAAGTTCGGCAGAGGAGGCAGAGCTCAAGCGTCTGGTAAGCAAGGGCAAGCACGCTGTGCGCAAGGTGAAACGGGCGCAGATACTGCTCAGGCTGCACGAGGGGCACAAGCATGTAGACATCGCCCAAGCGGTAGGCGTGAGTCTGGCAACGGTGTACAATATCCACGACCGTTACCTGGCCACCAGGCTTCATGCCGTAGAGGAGAAGCCCCGGCCTGGCCAGCCGCGCAAAGTAACCCCCGAAGTGGAGGCGGCTGTCACCCGCATCGCCTGCAGTCAGGTGCCAGGGGGCCACTCCCGCTGGACAGTCTCGCTCATAAACGAGAGGGTGGTGAAGCTGGGCTACGAGCTCAATGATGAGACGGTGCGGCTGGTTTTAAAAAAAGCAGGCTTAAGCCCTGGCTCAGGAAGCAGTGGTGCATCGGCCAGGTAG
- the treF gene encoding alpha,alpha-trehalase TreF — protein sequence MKYTFSTLTFSLLLLLPFTFVIQPLRAQELYRPEQDLGELFEQVQLQHVFPDSKTFPDAVPLAPPKQILETYQQQKNQQGFSLEAFVKSYFQMPTPPDTGFITDTSLSVTQHIERLWPVLTREPGADGGSLIPLPKKYIVPGGRFREIYYWDSFFTMLGLQASGETELIQSMVDNFTHLINTVGHIPNGNRTYYLSRSQPPFYALMLRVLTQQKGREVLKTYAPALSKEYDFWMDGAEQLSTANPSHRRVVRMPDGSILNRYWDDEPEPRPESYREDVELAQESGRSPEEIYRNIRAAAESGWDFSSRWFADAQNLNTIHTTEIIPVDLNALLYHVELTLQEMAVLNGDRAEAREFERRAKARRDAVLKYNWSDEADFFYDYDFVKGATTDIPSLAAVFPLYFCMAKKKQAAAVAQKLEADFLHAGGLVSTLHRTGQQWDAPNGWAPLQWMSIQALRNYKHDRLADTVAQRWAELNVTVFRNTGKLMEKYNVTDISLQAGGGEYPNQDGFGWTNGVLLKLFSLHPQLLEADLKELELQH from the coding sequence ATGAAGTATACTTTTAGCACCTTAACTTTTAGCCTTCTGTTACTACTACCGTTTACCTTCGTTATACAGCCGCTGCGGGCACAGGAGTTGTACCGGCCGGAGCAGGACCTAGGCGAGCTGTTTGAGCAGGTACAGCTGCAGCATGTGTTCCCGGACTCCAAAACCTTTCCGGATGCCGTGCCGCTGGCGCCGCCTAAGCAGATCTTAGAGACCTATCAGCAACAGAAAAACCAGCAAGGCTTTAGCCTGGAGGCTTTTGTGAAGTCATATTTCCAGATGCCCACTCCACCGGACACCGGCTTCATTACCGACACCAGCCTTTCGGTAACACAGCATATCGAGCGCCTCTGGCCTGTACTTACCCGCGAGCCCGGTGCCGACGGCGGCTCCCTTATTCCGCTGCCGAAGAAGTACATTGTGCCGGGAGGGCGTTTCCGGGAGATCTATTACTGGGATAGCTTCTTTACCATGCTCGGCCTGCAGGCCAGCGGCGAAACGGAGCTCATCCAAAGTATGGTCGATAATTTCACGCACCTCATCAACACGGTTGGCCACATACCAAACGGAAACCGCACCTACTACCTCAGCCGCTCACAGCCGCCATTCTATGCGCTCATGCTGCGGGTGCTGACGCAGCAGAAAGGCCGTGAGGTGCTCAAAACCTATGCCCCTGCTCTGAGCAAGGAGTATGATTTCTGGATGGATGGCGCAGAGCAGCTGTCAACCGCTAACCCTTCGCACCGCCGCGTAGTGCGCATGCCGGATGGCAGTATCCTGAACCGCTACTGGGACGATGAACCGGAGCCGCGCCCCGAGTCATACCGCGAGGATGTGGAGCTGGCGCAGGAGTCGGGCAGAAGCCCGGAAGAAATATACCGCAACATTCGCGCAGCCGCCGAATCGGGCTGGGACTTTAGCAGCCGCTGGTTTGCCGATGCCCAGAACCTGAACACCATCCATACGACCGAGATCATCCCCGTAGACCTGAACGCACTGCTCTACCACGTGGAACTGACACTACAGGAGATGGCCGTGCTAAATGGCGACAGAGCCGAAGCCAGGGAATTTGAGCGCCGCGCCAAAGCACGCCGCGACGCCGTGCTAAAGTATAACTGGAGTGATGAGGCTGATTTCTTCTACGACTATGATTTCGTAAAAGGTGCCACCACCGATATTCCTTCGCTGGCCGCTGTATTCCCGCTGTACTTTTGCATGGCTAAAAAGAAGCAGGCAGCTGCGGTGGCGCAAAAACTGGAGGCAGACTTCCTGCACGCTGGTGGCCTGGTCTCTACCTTGCACCGCACCGGCCAGCAGTGGGACGCCCCAAACGGATGGGCCCCGCTGCAGTGGATGAGTATACAGGCGCTCCGCAACTATAAACACGACAGGCTGGCCGATACTGTAGCGCAACGTTGGGCAGAGCTGAACGTGACGGTATTCCGCAACACCGGCAAGCTTATGGAGAAGTATAACGTAACCGACATCAGCCTCCAGGCCGGCGGCGGCGAATACCCGAACCAAGACGGCTTCGGCTGGACGAACGGTGTACTGCTCAAGCTCTTCTCGCTGCACCCGCAACTGCTGGAGGCAGATCTAAAGGAGTTGGAACTGCAGCACTAA
- a CDS encoding thioredoxin family protein: MKQLFPLLTSLLLSVGVFAQSGGYKVGDKVADFTLQGTDNQSVTLSEMADAKTVVLVFTNNQCPYAKLYESRLVTLASNYGSKGVQFVFINPGAGDAGETLQEMASRNYSPYLADEGQKVSRQFGATKTPEVFVLHNTDGEFTLKYKGAIDDNPQMESGVKNFYLRSVIDEILANRPVSAGDKRATGCLIKKY, translated from the coding sequence ATGAAACAGTTATTCCCTTTACTCACATCCCTGCTGCTTTCGGTAGGCGTTTTTGCCCAATCCGGGGGATACAAAGTGGGTGATAAAGTGGCTGACTTCACGCTACAGGGCACCGACAACCAAAGCGTAACGCTAAGCGAAATGGCCGATGCCAAGACCGTAGTGCTGGTGTTCACCAACAACCAATGCCCGTATGCCAAGCTCTACGAAAGCCGCCTGGTAACGCTGGCCAGCAACTATGGTTCGAAGGGCGTGCAGTTTGTGTTCATCAACCCCGGCGCCGGCGATGCGGGCGAAACCCTGCAGGAGATGGCCAGCAGAAACTATAGCCCATACCTGGCAGACGAAGGGCAGAAGGTGAGCCGCCAGTTCGGTGCCACTAAAACTCCGGAGGTGTTCGTGCTGCACAACACGGACGGCGAGTTTACACTCAAGTATAAAGGGGCAATTGATGATAACCCACAGATGGAAAGCGGGGTGAAGAACTTCTACCTCCGCAGCGTGATTGACGAAATTCTGGCTAACCGCCCTGTTTCCGCCGGCGATAAGCGCGCCACGGGCTGTTTGATCAAGAAATACTAA
- a CDS encoding NHL repeat-containing protein — protein sequence MIRLRQLAAAAILTLSSFAALAQGERNNWYFGKGAGIIFKGDSATATNSRLFTEEGSATISDAAGNLLFYTNGITVWNREHRVMPNGNGLMGGKSSTQSALILPKPGSESIYYIFTTDIQAQSDGLRYTVVDMTKQEGKGDITSRNNFLIAPATEKLTAVRHSNNRDWWVIAHRWNSNGYMAFLVNKDGVETRPILSLVGTVHGGANRKAIGYLNASPDGTKLASALWDADSNFEILHFDRSTGKVSDPILLKGFEEAYGVVFSPDGSKLYGTANGVGGGKAQIVQFDLKAGGADAIAKSAVVVGTSKSPRIGALQVGPDGKIYVARQDNSYLGVIQNPNAKGEAANYVDEGFHLGKQKSDLGLPNFAQGLGK from the coding sequence ATGATCAGACTCAGACAACTGGCAGCGGCCGCCATACTTACCCTCAGCAGCTTTGCCGCACTGGCGCAGGGCGAGCGCAACAACTGGTACTTCGGCAAAGGGGCCGGTATCATCTTTAAAGGCGATTCCGCCACTGCCACTAACAGCAGGCTTTTTACCGAAGAAGGCAGTGCCACAATCTCCGACGCGGCGGGCAACCTGCTCTTCTACACCAACGGCATCACCGTCTGGAACCGGGAGCATCGCGTGATGCCCAACGGCAACGGTCTGATGGGCGGCAAGTCCTCCACGCAGTCGGCCCTTATACTCCCCAAGCCCGGCAGCGAGAGCATCTACTATATCTTTACCACCGATATCCAGGCGCAATCCGATGGTCTGCGCTATACGGTGGTGGATATGACGAAGCAGGAAGGCAAGGGCGATATCACCTCGCGCAACAACTTCCTCATCGCCCCGGCCACCGAGAAACTGACAGCAGTGCGCCACAGCAACAACCGCGATTGGTGGGTAATAGCGCACCGCTGGAACAGCAACGGCTACATGGCCTTTCTGGTGAACAAGGATGGCGTGGAGACGAGGCCAATACTAAGTCTGGTGGGCACGGTACATGGCGGTGCTAACCGTAAGGCGATCGGCTACCTGAACGCCTCGCCGGATGGCACCAAACTGGCCTCTGCCCTGTGGGATGCCGACAGCAACTTTGAGATCCTGCACTTCGACCGTAGCACCGGTAAAGTATCCGATCCTATCCTGCTGAAGGGGTTTGAGGAAGCCTATGGTGTGGTCTTCTCGCCGGACGGCAGCAAACTGTATGGCACAGCAAATGGTGTGGGCGGTGGCAAGGCGCAGATCGTGCAGTTCGATCTGAAAGCGGGAGGAGCAGACGCCATAGCCAAGTCAGCGGTAGTGGTGGGCACCTCTAAAAGCCCGCGCATTGGGGCGCTGCAGGTGGGGCCGGACGGCAAGATCTACGTGGCCCGCCAGGACAACTCCTACCTCGGCGTGATCCAAAACCCGAATGCCAAAGGCGAGGCGGCCAACTATGTGGACGAGGGCTTTCACCTGGGCAAGCAGAAAAGCGACCTCGGACTGCCTAACTTTGCGCAGGGCTTAGGTAAGTAA
- the folB gene encoding dihydroneopterin aldolase, which produces MGQIALEGMEFFAFHGFYDEEQKIGNKYGIDLIINTDLRRAAESDNLGETVNYEVLYALVLEEMKTPARLLEHLGHRIIDKVYERFPFVQSVKVNVYKFNPPLGGICKWAKVTLEEAR; this is translated from the coding sequence ATGGGGCAGATCGCGCTGGAGGGCATGGAGTTCTTTGCCTTCCATGGGTTTTACGACGAGGAGCAGAAGATCGGCAACAAGTATGGCATCGACCTGATCATTAACACCGACCTGCGCCGCGCCGCCGAATCCGATAACCTGGGAGAAACAGTGAATTATGAGGTGCTGTATGCGCTGGTGCTGGAGGAGATGAAGACTCCAGCCCGCCTACTGGAGCACTTGGGCCACCGCATCATCGATAAAGTGTATGAGCGGTTCCCGTTTGTGCAGTCCGTGAAGGTAAATGTGTACAAGTTTAATCCCCCGCTCGGCGGCATCTGCAAATGGGCCAAGGTTACTTTAGAGGAGGCCAGGTAA
- the meaB gene encoding methylmalonyl Co-A mutase-associated GTPase MeaB — protein MAKRFSSQKYVEGILAGDRVMLSRAITLVESRLASDLELAQEVISQVLPHAGNSIRIGITGVPGVGKSTFIEAFGNYLIKEQGKKLAVLAIDPTSQRSGGSILGDKTRMDSLSINPQAFIRPSPAGKSLGGVSRSTRESILLCEAAGFDAIFVETVGVGQSETAVHAMVDFFLLLMLAGAGDELQGIKRGIMEMADAIAITKADGENVSKAKGARAEYQSALHLYPVAASGWMPKVSTCSALQNTGLDTIWKTIVEYLALTKGNGFFEKKRHDQNLQWMYEAIRQGLEDNFYAHGQVKQLLPGIAEEVKAGRKSAFAAAAELLRLV, from the coding sequence TTGGCCAAACGATTTAGCTCCCAGAAATATGTTGAAGGCATTTTAGCTGGTGACCGCGTGATGCTGAGCCGCGCCATCACGCTGGTGGAAAGCCGCCTTGCCTCTGACCTGGAACTGGCACAAGAGGTCATCAGCCAGGTGCTGCCGCATGCCGGCAACTCCATTCGTATTGGCATAACCGGCGTGCCGGGCGTGGGAAAAAGCACGTTCATCGAGGCCTTCGGCAATTACCTGATCAAGGAGCAGGGAAAAAAGCTGGCCGTGCTGGCTATCGACCCCACCAGCCAGCGCTCCGGCGGCAGCATCCTCGGTGATAAAACCCGCATGGACTCCCTCTCCATCAATCCACAAGCCTTTATCCGCCCTTCGCCGGCAGGCAAGTCGCTGGGAGGCGTGAGCCGCAGCACCCGCGAGAGCATTCTGCTTTGCGAGGCGGCAGGCTTCGACGCTATTTTTGTGGAGACCGTGGGCGTAGGCCAATCCGAAACGGCGGTACATGCCATGGTAGACTTTTTCCTGCTGCTGATGCTGGCCGGCGCCGGCGACGAGCTACAGGGTATCAAACGCGGCATCATGGAGATGGCCGATGCCATTGCCATCACCAAGGCCGATGGGGAGAACGTTAGCAAAGCCAAAGGTGCCCGCGCCGAGTACCAGAGCGCTTTGCACCTCTACCCGGTGGCTGCCTCCGGCTGGATGCCCAAAGTGAGCACCTGTTCGGCCTTACAGAATACCGGTCTCGACACCATCTGGAAAACCATTGTCGAGTACCTGGCACTTACCAAGGGCAATGGCTTCTTCGAGAAAAAACGTCACGACCAGAACCTGCAGTGGATGTATGAGGCCATACGCCAGGGGCTGGAAGACAATTTTTATGCACATGGGCAGGTAAAGCAGCTGTTGCCAGGTATAGCCGAAGAGGTGAAGGCTGGCAGGAAATCGGCCTTCGCCGCGGCGGCCGAGCTGTTGCGGTTGGTATAG